A stretch of Shinella zoogloeoides DNA encodes these proteins:
- a CDS encoding transporter substrate-binding domain-containing protein: MKTNVLRSAFAAICAGLLAVPGVAAADTLSDIIERGSVSIGVKADFPPFGMRDTNGNLVGLEIDLGRDLAERISKQAGKPITADFVVVASANRMEFLEQGRIDVLLANMTDTAERRKVVGIVQPNYYSSGIAVFARNDSGLDGWESLNGKPICGIQGAWFNKDFGTKNGADMVTFKGVPEAEAALLAGRCIGWLYDDSAFAARKAGAPEKWADYSLVTPVTADAPWGAAVRKDDLGQPINAALSEAIIDWHKSGLLGELQKKWGLTNTSWVSAMKEKCAANDKVCDATPDE; the protein is encoded by the coding sequence ATGAAAACGAATGTCCTTCGATCGGCCTTCGCAGCGATATGCGCCGGCCTCCTCGCAGTTCCCGGCGTTGCGGCGGCCGACACGCTGAGTGACATCATTGAGCGCGGCAGCGTTTCAATCGGCGTTAAGGCGGACTTCCCGCCCTTCGGCATGCGGGATACGAACGGCAACCTGGTCGGACTGGAAATCGACCTCGGGCGGGACCTGGCCGAGCGCATCAGCAAGCAGGCCGGGAAGCCGATCACCGCCGACTTCGTGGTCGTCGCCTCGGCGAACCGCATGGAGTTCCTCGAACAGGGCCGCATCGATGTCTTGCTGGCCAACATGACGGATACCGCCGAACGCCGGAAAGTAGTCGGCATCGTCCAGCCGAACTACTACTCCTCGGGCATCGCGGTGTTCGCGCGCAACGACTCCGGCCTTGACGGCTGGGAGAGCCTGAACGGCAAGCCGATCTGCGGTATCCAGGGCGCGTGGTTCAACAAGGACTTCGGCACCAAGAACGGGGCCGACATGGTGACTTTCAAAGGGGTTCCCGAAGCCGAAGCGGCACTGCTCGCCGGCCGGTGCATTGGCTGGCTTTACGACGACTCCGCTTTCGCGGCGCGCAAGGCAGGCGCGCCCGAAAAATGGGCCGATTACTCGCTTGTCACTCCGGTCACCGCCGATGCTCCTTGGGGAGCCGCCGTCCGGAAGGACGACCTCGGCCAGCCAATCAACGCGGCCCTCTCGGAAGCGATTATCGACTGGCACAAGTCGGGACTTCTCGGCGAACTCCAGAAGAAGTGGGGTCTGACCAACACGTCCTGGGTCTCCGCCATGAAGGAGAAATGCGCCGCGAACGACAAGGTCTGCGACGCGACCCCCGACGAGTGA
- a CDS encoding NADH:flavin oxidoreductase: protein MQSNAAAITDDANKPATIGSVPGAYRALFTEFKLGKLTFKNRIMSTSHAPAYAEGGMPTERYQRYHEEKARGGLALTMFGGASAIAPDSPPSFGQLYVGSDEIIPHFRQFADRVHRHGAYLMCQLSHVGRRTHANKGNWLPALSASALKEPAHGSFPKAMEAADFRRVAASYADAVLRCKEGGLDGCELLIAGHLIGQFWSPLVNKRSDHYGGSLENRLRFGFEVLGAIRDKVGPDFAVGIRFTADEMLDGGIDLEEGVEIARMHERSGLVDFLNVNGSQNWTNAGVASTVPGMAYPSPTYLEVVKAVRTAVRLPIFHATRVTDFATANSIIKEGAVDMVGMTRAHIADPYLVEKYRTGREEEIRPCVGASYCIDRIYKGGDALCVHNVATGRESFIPQTISKSEGPKRKVVIVGGGPGGMEAARVAAERGHDVTLFEASSQLGGQVILAAELEWRRDLIGITRWLADRLNTLGVDIRYNTYAEADDVKALNPDVVVIATGGIPNMELVEGGDLAVSSWEILDRSAKPGDAVLVYDDNGGQAGPVVAEYLAASGSRVELVTPDGEIGHQIGTTNSIVHRRNLYRRGVTLTPDRRVVALRRRGNKFEVQLRNEYSNDTETREVDQVVLECGTLPNDDVYFQLQDESTNGGTYDLEAFGHGELIPEISNRDGSFQLYRIGDAVASRDIHAAMYDAVRVCKDL, encoded by the coding sequence ATGCAATCGAATGCTGCCGCAATTACCGATGACGCAAACAAGCCTGCAACCATCGGGAGCGTTCCGGGTGCCTATCGGGCACTCTTCACCGAGTTCAAGCTAGGAAAACTTACGTTCAAAAACAGGATCATGAGCACCTCCCACGCTCCAGCCTACGCGGAGGGGGGAATGCCGACCGAGCGCTACCAGCGCTATCATGAGGAGAAGGCGAGGGGCGGCCTGGCGCTCACCATGTTCGGCGGAGCGTCCGCCATTGCGCCGGACTCTCCTCCGTCGTTCGGGCAGCTCTACGTCGGAAGCGACGAGATCATTCCGCACTTTCGCCAGTTCGCCGATCGTGTCCATCGCCATGGGGCGTATCTCATGTGTCAGTTGAGCCATGTGGGGCGCAGGACCCACGCGAACAAAGGCAACTGGCTCCCGGCACTTTCCGCGTCGGCGCTCAAGGAGCCCGCCCACGGTTCGTTTCCGAAGGCCATGGAAGCGGCGGACTTCCGGCGCGTAGCTGCGTCGTACGCCGACGCGGTCCTGCGCTGTAAGGAGGGGGGACTGGACGGCTGCGAGCTCCTCATCGCCGGCCACCTCATCGGCCAGTTCTGGTCCCCTCTCGTCAACAAGCGAAGCGACCACTACGGCGGCTCGCTCGAAAACCGCCTGAGGTTCGGCTTCGAAGTCCTGGGTGCGATCCGGGACAAGGTCGGCCCCGATTTCGCCGTCGGAATCCGTTTTACCGCCGACGAGATGCTCGACGGAGGGATCGATCTTGAGGAAGGGGTCGAGATAGCCCGGATGCACGAGCGGTCCGGGCTCGTCGATTTCCTGAACGTCAATGGTTCGCAGAACTGGACCAACGCCGGTGTCGCCTCTACCGTTCCGGGCATGGCGTACCCGTCGCCGACCTACCTGGAGGTCGTGAAGGCGGTCCGCACTGCGGTGCGGCTGCCGATTTTCCATGCGACGCGCGTCACCGACTTCGCCACCGCGAACTCCATCATCAAGGAAGGGGCGGTCGACATGGTCGGGATGACGCGCGCCCATATCGCCGATCCGTATCTGGTGGAGAAATACAGGACCGGCCGCGAGGAGGAAATCCGTCCCTGCGTCGGAGCGAGCTACTGTATCGATCGCATCTACAAAGGCGGCGATGCCCTATGCGTCCACAATGTCGCAACGGGACGGGAGTCCTTCATTCCGCAGACCATCTCGAAATCCGAAGGGCCGAAACGCAAGGTCGTCATCGTTGGCGGTGGGCCGGGCGGCATGGAGGCGGCCCGGGTCGCGGCCGAGCGTGGGCACGACGTCACTCTCTTCGAAGCATCCAGTCAACTTGGAGGGCAGGTTATCCTGGCGGCCGAGCTCGAGTGGCGACGCGACCTCATCGGGATCACGCGGTGGCTTGCGGATCGGCTGAACACGCTCGGCGTGGACATCCGCTACAACACCTACGCCGAGGCGGATGACGTGAAGGCACTGAATCCCGACGTCGTGGTCATCGCGACCGGAGGCATCCCCAACATGGAGCTCGTCGAGGGAGGCGACCTGGCCGTAAGCAGCTGGGAAATCCTTGACCGATCAGCGAAGCCCGGCGATGCGGTTCTTGTCTACGACGACAACGGCGGCCAGGCGGGCCCTGTCGTGGCCGAGTATCTCGCGGCGAGCGGAAGCCGTGTCGAACTCGTGACTCCGGACGGCGAAATCGGCCACCAGATCGGGACGACGAATTCGATCGTTCATCGGAGAAACCTCTACAGGAGAGGGGTCACCTTGACCCCCGACCGAAGGGTCGTGGCGCTTCGTCGGCGCGGCAACAAGTTCGAAGTCCAGCTTCGAAACGAGTATTCCAACGACACCGAAACGCGGGAAGTCGACCAGGTTGTGCTCGAATGCGGCACGCTTCCGAATGACGATGTCTACTTCCAGCTTCAGGACGAGTCCACCAACGGCGGAACATACGATCTCGAAGCCTTCGGCCACGGAGAACTGATCCCGGAAATCTCCAACCGGGATGGTTCATTCCAGCTCTACCGGATCGGCGACGCGGTCGCGAGCAGGGACATCCACGCGGCGATGTATGACGCGGTGAGGGTGTGCAAGGACCTATAG